A window from Halomicrobium urmianum encodes these proteins:
- a CDS encoding FAD-binding and (Fe-S)-binding domain-containing protein, which yields MTQNMSADGPQAARTGSLRDDAEEYAELARDLRAEVDGEVRFNEYAQVLYATDGSIYQARPAGAVEPRHVEDVQAAVRIAADHDVPIIARGAGSSLGGQAVGPGCVVLDMSTYMDDIVEIRPDEMRAVVQPGVVQDEFDAAAAEYGLKFAPDPASSNRATIGGGIGNNSTGAHSVRYGITDAYTERLKVVLADGTLMETREVVLDSDEWDDVVGADTREAEIYETVRELVESNEKEIDERYPDLKRNVSGYNLQKVIYENDEGEEVINLSKLFVGAESTLGVVVEAEISLVTQPESTALALYCFTDLIEALEAVPRALEHDVSAVELMDEEVFRLARESEQYARYEEPIPDEAAAALMIEFDSELVEDFEAAIGETNERFVENGAAFEVIEAYSEEAQAKLWKLRKAAIPLLMSLEGNPKPYPFIEDATVPPEELAEYTQRFMDVLEDHDTTAAYFAHAGSGTLHIRPILSLKEDKGVQMMRSITDDVTDLVVDHHGAFSGEHGDGLARTEFNPKMYGDDLWSAFQDLKTAFDPDWRMNPGKVVYTDEDPTDMREHLRYGAAYSSIEPQTTLDFSDEGGFFHLVELCNGCGTCRQQDTDVMCPTYRATDDELTATRGRANMLRAAISGEISEEQLYSEAFQEDVLDLCVGCKGCKSDCPTGVDLAKLKTEVKHQYHESEGAGLRTKLFGNIDRLSEVGSRLAPLSNWATSVPGFRTVMESVFGIAADRQLPTFADQSLQQWADDREPAVSAREADRKVLLFPDTYTNYNYPAPGKAAVRVLEAAGVHVRVPDEIAPSGRAAYSVGLLDVAKDRARTNVNAFTEYIDDGWEVVAVEPSDAVCFQDEYTDLLPGMRTDQVAEHAYGVCEYLDAHRLVEDLPTRSPSTSLAYHGHCHQHAAGKDHHAVGVLRRAGYAVDPLDSSCCGMAGSFGYEAEHYDLSKSIGELLFEKIRSSDASQVVAPGGSCRTQIGDSDVVADNPPHPIEMLDRAVQA from the coding sequence ATGACCCAGAACATGAGCGCGGACGGACCGCAGGCGGCCCGGACGGGGTCGTTGCGAGACGACGCCGAGGAGTACGCGGAACTGGCCAGGGATCTCCGTGCGGAGGTCGACGGCGAGGTCAGGTTCAACGAGTACGCACAGGTCCTCTACGCGACGGACGGTAGCATCTACCAGGCCCGCCCGGCGGGTGCGGTCGAGCCCAGACACGTCGAGGACGTTCAGGCGGCCGTCCGCATCGCTGCCGACCACGACGTACCGATCATCGCCCGCGGAGCGGGCTCGTCGCTCGGGGGCCAGGCGGTCGGGCCGGGATGCGTCGTGCTGGACATGTCTACGTACATGGACGACATCGTCGAGATACGGCCCGACGAGATGCGGGCCGTGGTCCAGCCGGGCGTCGTCCAGGACGAGTTCGATGCGGCGGCTGCCGAGTACGGCCTCAAGTTCGCACCCGACCCGGCGTCCTCGAACAGGGCGACCATCGGCGGCGGTATCGGAAACAACTCGACCGGCGCCCACTCAGTCAGGTACGGGATCACCGACGCGTACACGGAGCGGCTGAAAGTGGTGCTCGCCGACGGCACGCTCATGGAGACGCGGGAGGTGGTTCTCGACAGCGACGAGTGGGACGACGTCGTCGGAGCCGACACCCGAGAGGCCGAGATCTACGAGACGGTCCGGGAACTCGTCGAGTCGAACGAGAAGGAGATCGACGAGCGGTACCCGGACCTAAAGCGGAACGTCTCCGGGTACAACCTCCAGAAAGTCATCTACGAGAACGACGAGGGAGAGGAGGTGATCAACCTCTCGAAGCTGTTCGTCGGCGCCGAGTCGACGCTCGGCGTGGTCGTCGAGGCCGAGATCTCCCTGGTGACCCAGCCGGAGTCGACGGCGCTGGCCCTGTACTGCTTCACGGACCTCATCGAGGCGCTCGAAGCGGTCCCGCGGGCGCTGGAACACGACGTGAGCGCCGTGGAGCTGATGGACGAGGAGGTGTTCCGTCTCGCCAGGGAGTCCGAACAGTACGCCCGGTACGAGGAGCCGATTCCCGACGAGGCGGCCGCGGCGCTGATGATCGAGTTCGACTCCGAACTCGTAGAGGACTTCGAGGCGGCCATCGGCGAGACCAACGAGCGCTTCGTCGAGAACGGGGCGGCCTTCGAGGTCATCGAAGCCTACTCCGAGGAGGCCCAAGCGAAGCTCTGGAAGCTCCGGAAGGCGGCCATTCCGCTGTTGATGAGCCTCGAGGGCAATCCGAAGCCGTATCCGTTCATCGAGGACGCGACGGTCCCGCCGGAGGAACTGGCCGAGTACACCCAGCGGTTCATGGACGTCCTGGAGGACCACGACACCACGGCGGCGTACTTCGCCCACGCCGGCAGCGGGACGTTGCACATCCGTCCCATCCTCTCGCTGAAGGAGGACAAGGGCGTCCAGATGATGCGTTCGATCACCGACGACGTGACGGACCTCGTCGTCGACCACCACGGGGCGTTCTCGGGCGAACACGGCGACGGGCTCGCCCGGACCGAGTTCAATCCGAAGATGTACGGCGACGACCTCTGGTCCGCGTTCCAGGACCTGAAGACCGCCTTCGACCCCGACTGGCGGATGAACCCCGGCAAGGTGGTGTACACCGACGAGGACCCGACCGACATGCGAGAGCACCTCCGGTACGGCGCCGCGTACTCCTCGATCGAGCCCCAGACGACGCTTGACTTCTCCGACGAGGGAGGGTTCTTCCACCTCGTCGAACTGTGCAACGGCTGCGGGACCTGTCGACAGCAGGACACCGACGTGATGTGTCCGACCTACCGGGCCACCGACGACGAGCTCACAGCCACGCGTGGCCGTGCCAACATGCTACGCGCCGCCATCAGCGGCGAAATCTCCGAAGAGCAGCTGTACTCGGAGGCGTTCCAGGAGGACGTCCTCGACCTCTGTGTCGGGTGCAAAGGGTGCAAGTCGGACTGCCCGACCGGCGTCGACCTGGCGAAGCTCAAGACGGAAGTCAAACACCAGTACCACGAGTCGGAAGGGGCCGGGCTGCGGACGAAGCTCTTCGGCAACATCGACCGCCTCTCCGAGGTGGGGTCGCGCCTCGCGCCGCTGTCGAACTGGGCGACCTCGGTGCCCGGATTCCGGACGGTCATGGAGTCGGTGTTCGGCATCGCGGCTGACAGGCAACTACCCACGTTCGCCGACCAATCCCTCCAGCAGTGGGCCGACGACCGCGAGCCGGCAGTCTCGGCCCGGGAGGCGGACCGCAAGGTGCTCCTGTTCCCGGACACGTACACGAACTACAACTATCCGGCGCCGGGGAAGGCCGCCGTCCGCGTCCTCGAAGCCGCGGGCGTCCACGTCCGAGTCCCCGACGAGATCGCACCGAGCGGACGCGCGGCCTACTCCGTCGGCCTCCTCGACGTCGCGAAGGACCGCGCGCGGACGAACGTGAACGCGTTCACGGAGTACATCGACGACGGCTGGGAGGTCGTCGCCGTCGAACCGAGTGACGCGGTGTGCTTCCAGGACGAGTACACCGACCTCCTACCCGGTATGCGAACGGATCAGGTCGCGGAACACGCCTACGGCGTCTGTGAGTACCTCGACGCCCATCGGTTGGTCGAGGACCTCCCCACCCGAAGTCCGTCGACCTCGCTCGCCTACCACGGCCACTGCCACCAGCACGCGGCCGGCAAGGATCACCACGCCGTCGGCGTCCTCCGCCGCGCCGGCTACGCCGTCGACCCGCTCGATTCGAGCTGCTGTGGCATGGCGGGGAGCTTCGGCTACGAGGCCGAGCACTACGACCTCTCGAAATCCATCGGCGAACTGCTGTTCGAGAAGATCAGATCGAGCGACGCGTCTCAGGTCGTCGCCCCGGGCGGGTCCTGTCGGACGCAGATCGGCGACAGCGACGTCGTGGCTGACAATCCACCCCACCCGATCGAGATGCTCGACCGGGCCGTCCAGGCGTGA
- a CDS encoding multicopper oxidase family protein produces MPRDNSHTDGSQDSTGTGSSFVPRRSLIQSLSAIGLGGFVGNTASGQSHSLRGETRAVQDAQATASSPDLARWVDEVPRPGVIEPTGTKDGQPYYEVEMREVEQSLHRDLPPTTVWGYDGQYPGPTIEARRGEPVYVRWENKLPDEHLLPVDTTIHGDEVPYDSTGVRVVTHLHGGNVEHTSDGKPQAWFTRDFEETGPKFEKKDYYYVNDQPAATLWYHDHSLGITRLNVYAGLAGFYLLRSDREDELGLPAGEYEIPLVLQDRTFNDDGSLFYPTGPSDGDGSTPDPSIVPQFYGDTSVVNGKAWPRLTVEPRSYRLRLLNGSNSRFYNLKLVEYDEAAGTTGADGPPLTLIGNDGGLLAQPRQVDGRLQLGSSGRADVVVDFSDYAGSTLLLHNDAPAEFRGSVATDDDVEPLPEVLLIDVEDASDGDDTSQVPSSLGRVPEIPVESADRNRHVTLATQSDEYGRLLHLLGTGEEPLGNRLYDPATETPRKGTTEIWSIANLTGMSHPIHLHLVHFQVLGHQSYSDFDPEADSVDPETLSPPKQGERGWNDVVTVDPGQVTHVIVHFGEYEGLFNDQTGWYMWHCHMLEHEDHDMMRPLRVLPEKDDDDETCEFPADDSNRNDGGPIFE; encoded by the coding sequence ATGCCACGAGACAATTCACACACGGACGGATCGCAGGACAGTACCGGAACAGGATCGTCGTTCGTTCCCCGTCGGAGCCTGATACAGAGCCTGAGCGCGATCGGCCTGGGCGGTTTCGTCGGGAACACCGCTTCGGGACAGTCGCACTCGCTCCGCGGCGAGACCAGGGCAGTACAGGACGCGCAGGCGACGGCGTCGTCTCCTGATCTCGCCAGGTGGGTCGACGAGGTCCCGCGCCCCGGCGTCATCGAACCGACGGGGACGAAGGACGGCCAGCCCTACTACGAGGTCGAAATGCGGGAGGTCGAGCAGAGCCTCCACCGTGACCTCCCACCGACGACGGTCTGGGGATACGACGGCCAGTACCCCGGGCCCACGATCGAAGCCCGGCGGGGCGAACCAGTCTACGTCCGGTGGGAGAACAAGTTGCCCGACGAGCACCTGCTGCCCGTCGACACGACGATCCACGGCGACGAAGTCCCGTACGACTCGACCGGGGTCAGGGTCGTCACGCACCTCCACGGCGGGAACGTCGAGCACACGAGCGACGGGAAGCCACAGGCGTGGTTCACGCGGGACTTCGAGGAGACGGGGCCGAAGTTCGAGAAGAAAGACTACTACTACGTCAACGACCAGCCGGCCGCGACGCTGTGGTACCACGACCACTCCCTCGGGATTACTCGACTGAACGTCTACGCGGGGCTCGCCGGCTTCTACCTGCTCCGGTCCGATCGGGAGGACGAGCTCGGCCTCCCCGCCGGTGAGTACGAGATCCCGCTCGTCCTGCAGGACAGGACGTTCAACGACGACGGGAGCCTCTTCTATCCGACGGGACCGAGCGACGGCGACGGATCGACACCCGACCCGAGTATCGTCCCGCAGTTCTACGGCGACACGTCCGTCGTCAACGGGAAGGCCTGGCCGCGATTGACCGTCGAGCCTCGATCGTATCGACTTCGGTTACTCAACGGGTCGAACAGCCGGTTCTACAACCTGAAGCTCGTCGAGTACGACGAGGCGGCGGGGACGACGGGGGCGGACGGTCCGCCTCTCACCCTCATCGGGAACGACGGCGGACTCCTCGCGCAACCGCGACAGGTCGACGGTCGCCTGCAACTCGGGTCGAGCGGTCGCGCCGACGTCGTCGTCGACTTCTCCGACTACGCCGGCTCGACGCTGCTCCTCCACAACGACGCGCCCGCGGAGTTCCGCGGATCGGTCGCCACCGACGACGACGTCGAACCGCTGCCGGAGGTGCTGCTCATCGACGTCGAGGACGCTTCGGACGGCGACGACACGAGTCAGGTTCCGAGCTCCCTCGGTCGAGTGCCCGAGATCCCGGTCGAATCGGCGGACCGGAACCGCCACGTCACGCTGGCGACGCAGTCGGACGAGTACGGTCGCCTGTTACACCTCCTCGGAACGGGTGAGGAACCGCTGGGGAACCGGCTCTACGACCCGGCGACCGAGACGCCCCGGAAGGGGACGACGGAGATCTGGAGCATCGCTAACCTCACCGGGATGTCTCATCCCATCCACCTCCATCTCGTCCACTTCCAGGTGCTCGGTCACCAGTCCTACAGCGACTTCGACCCCGAGGCGGACTCCGTCGATCCCGAGACGCTCTCGCCGCCGAAGCAGGGAGAACGGGGATGGAACGACGTCGTCACCGTCGACCCCGGCCAGGTCACGCACGTCATCGTCCACTTCGGGGAGTACGAGGGGCTGTTCAACGACCAGACCGGCTGGTACATGTGGCACTGCCACATGCTCGAACACGAGGATCACGACATGATGCGTCCGCTCCGGGTACTGCCCGAGAAGGACGACGACGACGAGACGTGTGAGTTCCCGGCAGACGACTCCAACCGTAACGACGGCGGCCCGATCTTCGAGTAG
- the aceB gene encoding malate synthase AceB, whose translation MSLARHYNREFVRTFFTSPAAVEGEDDSAKMLRRAAQLRGMEAPDTWIPDNEDATAPSMRDEGVENIVDVVAENGADFPGEIHPRIVWHRDSPATRHSGFQQMLRIADPSEGAVEHIDGFVVPEVGDLDDWKKADEFLTIVENEYGLEEGSLSMSVIVESGEAELALGDLRDEMGKPSNNLERLFLLVDGEVDYTKDMRATTPTGELPPWPELRHNTSRGASAAGLVAVDGPYDDIRDVEGYRERMIDNRAKGMTGIWALTPNQVVEANTAPLPPESGSWLLEVDGEDVELSGEDGLQVYDGNHLSLEESGDGEYVLHVGSDAQELDEDELREQLLAMASYVPSMNDVVDSMAEFEAAKEAGKGAIAMTQSATLVIDGVEVEISRDRMWDEATYQAAQTPISLFQDVYEHRPDQHEDLEEMYGTDVVERAMNLGN comes from the coding sequence ATGAGCCTTGCAAGACACTATAATCGCGAGTTCGTACGGACGTTTTTCACCTCCCCAGCGGCGGTGGAGGGCGAGGACGACTCCGCAAAGATGCTCCGGAGAGCGGCTCAGCTCCGGGGCATGGAGGCTCCCGACACTTGGATTCCCGACAACGAGGACGCGACTGCGCCCTCCATGCGCGACGAAGGCGTCGAAAACATCGTGGACGTCGTCGCCGAAAACGGCGCCGACTTCCCCGGCGAAATCCATCCCCGCATCGTCTGGCACCGGGACAGCCCCGCGACCCGACACAGTGGTTTCCAGCAGATGCTCCGGATCGCGGACCCCAGCGAGGGTGCCGTCGAGCACATCGACGGGTTCGTCGTCCCCGAGGTCGGAGACCTGGACGACTGGAAGAAGGCCGACGAGTTCCTCACTATCGTCGAGAACGAGTACGGCCTCGAGGAGGGAAGCCTGTCCATGTCCGTGATCGTCGAAAGCGGCGAAGCCGAACTCGCCCTCGGCGACCTGCGCGACGAGATGGGCAAGCCCTCGAACAACCTCGAGCGCCTGTTCCTGCTGGTCGACGGCGAGGTCGACTACACCAAGGACATGCGGGCCACGACGCCGACGGGTGAACTGCCCCCCTGGCCGGAACTCCGACACAACACGTCCCGCGGGGCCAGCGCCGCCGGCCTCGTCGCAGTCGATGGGCCGTACGACGACATCCGCGACGTCGAAGGATACCGCGAGCGGATGATCGACAATCGGGCGAAGGGGATGACGGGCATCTGGGCGCTGACGCCGAATCAGGTGGTCGAGGCGAACACGGCGCCGTTGCCGCCCGAATCCGGCAGCTGGCTGCTCGAAGTCGACGGCGAGGACGTCGAACTGTCCGGGGAGGACGGCCTGCAGGTCTACGACGGCAACCACCTCTCACTCGAGGAGAGCGGTGACGGGGAGTACGTGCTCCACGTGGGTTCAGACGCGCAGGAACTCGACGAAGACGAACTCCGCGAGCAGTTGCTTGCGATGGCCTCCTACGTTCCGAGCATGAATGACGTGGTCGACTCGATGGCCGAGTTCGAAGCCGCCAAGGAGGCGGGTAAAGGCGCGATCGCTATGACGCAGTCGGCGACGCTGGTGATCGACGGCGTCGAGGTCGAAATCAGCCGCGACAGGATGTGGGACGAGGCGACGTACCAGGCCGCTCAGACGCCGATCTCCCTCTTCCAGGACGTCTACGAGCATCGTCCGGACCAGCACGAGGACCTGGAAGAGATGTACGGGACCGACGTCGTCGAACGCGCGATGAACCTGGGCAACTAG
- a CDS encoding IclR family transcriptional regulator has translation MSGDEESRVQATVTTNAILDCVTRYNGATLTEIANEMEVATSTAHRHVNTLVDLGFLVKDDKQYLPGFRPLRYACAATAQFPIARIAWQELERIAEITNEQASMYLEWNDRLYELLRVPPDTTDDIADGETEPLYTTAPGKVIIAYEEWEEVRSLPGITDQRADLDQLREELGQIHVRELDVERDEEAGRARVAVPILVRGDPVASLCVSGPMNRLSGKRLTEDVPGLLRSASKAIELQLTSR, from the coding sequence ATGTCCGGAGACGAGGAAAGCCGAGTGCAGGCCACCGTGACGACAAATGCGATTCTCGATTGCGTCACCCGGTACAACGGTGCGACCCTGACGGAGATAGCGAACGAGATGGAGGTCGCGACGAGCACCGCTCATCGACACGTCAACACGCTGGTCGACCTCGGTTTTCTCGTGAAGGACGACAAGCAGTATCTCCCGGGGTTTCGCCCGTTGCGGTACGCCTGCGCCGCGACTGCGCAGTTCCCGATCGCACGGATCGCCTGGCAGGAGCTAGAGCGGATCGCGGAGATAACGAACGAGCAGGCGTCCATGTACCTCGAATGGAACGACCGCCTCTACGAACTGCTTCGGGTCCCGCCCGACACCACCGACGACATAGCGGACGGAGAGACGGAGCCGCTATACACGACAGCCCCGGGAAAGGTCATCATCGCGTACGAGGAGTGGGAGGAAGTCAGGTCGCTGCCCGGCATCACTGATCAGCGGGCGGACCTCGACCAGTTGCGCGAGGAGTTGGGACAGATACACGTACGAGAACTCGACGTCGAGCGGGACGAGGAGGCGGGTCGCGCGCGCGTCGCCGTCCCGATACTCGTCCGCGGTGACCCCGTCGCTTCACTCTGCGTTTCGGGACCGATGAACCGGCTCTCCGGAAAGCGACTGACCGAGGACGTTCCCGGTCTCCTCCGAAGCGCGTCGAAGGCGATCGAGTTGCAACTGACATCACGCTAG
- a CDS encoding UbiA family prenyltransferase, translating to MTEYGGDEQFGRWLVRRLTVVARLVRLPNLFTAPPDVILGAAIVTGLGRSVHVSSLVGLSVASMLLYAAGTTLNDYFDAPVDADERPERPIPSGAISRFRALLLGTSLLLSGVSIAFLASGVRAGVVSIVLALLVVGYDAVLKGSVLGHLAMGGTRGTNVILGTTVALRPTELPADVVSIPVVVALYIAAVTYMADGETEVGGRGGVGVAAAGGVLAAAGVVGALVATPPLPLDSLASVAFLVAFVVWIGRPLSAAFADPSPDTIGPAVGACVLGLVPLNAAFAGTTSLVWALCVAAFFLPALGLAEVFDVS from the coding sequence ATGACGGAATACGGCGGCGACGAACAGTTCGGTCGGTGGCTCGTCAGACGCCTCACTGTCGTCGCCCGACTCGTTCGGCTTCCGAACCTCTTCACGGCCCCGCCCGACGTCATCCTCGGTGCGGCCATCGTCACGGGTCTGGGACGTTCCGTTCACGTGTCGTCACTCGTCGGGCTCTCCGTCGCGTCGATGTTGCTGTACGCGGCCGGGACGACGCTGAACGACTACTTCGACGCCCCGGTGGACGCAGACGAGCGGCCCGAACGACCGATCCCGTCCGGAGCTATCTCACGTTTCCGGGCACTCCTGCTAGGGACCTCGCTGCTGCTCAGTGGGGTCTCTATCGCGTTCCTCGCCAGCGGCGTGCGTGCCGGCGTCGTTTCGATAGTGCTAGCCCTGCTCGTCGTCGGCTACGACGCGGTTCTCAAGGGGTCGGTTCTAGGGCATCTAGCGATGGGCGGCACTCGCGGAACGAACGTCATCCTGGGAACGACGGTGGCGCTGCGTCCGACGGAGCTGCCGGCGGACGTCGTCTCGATACCGGTAGTCGTGGCGCTGTACATAGCCGCCGTCACGTACATGGCCGACGGCGAAACGGAAGTCGGCGGCCGCGGCGGCGTGGGCGTCGCCGCTGCCGGTGGGGTGCTCGCAGCGGCCGGCGTCGTCGGTGCCCTAGTAGCGACGCCTCCGCTCCCGCTGGACTCCCTCGCGTCAGTAGCGTTCCTCGTCGCGTTTGTGGTGTGGATCGGTCGGCCGCTGTCCGCGGCGTTCGCCGATCCCTCTCCGGACACGATCGGTCCGGCGGTCGGCGCGTGCGTACTGGGTCTGGTCCCGTTGAACGCCGCGTTTGCCGGAACCACCTCTCTGGTCTGGGCCCTCTGCGTCGCGGCGTTCTTTCTCCCGGCGCTCGGCCTCGCAGAAGTATTCGACGTCAGCTAA
- a CDS encoding sugar phosphate isomerase/epimerase family protein — MVRLAFSTNAYTRFDLPDAVRRIADHGYDGVELLADEPHAYLPEFDAENRDALVTALAETGLAVSNINANTTVGYYDDAPPSAFFDPTIITSDEEERAWRVDYTKQAIDLASAVDAPAVCVATGRPLPGNPPEQAREYLLESLAEITDYAETEGVSVGIEYEPELLVECTDEVMELVDDVGSDALGVNLDVGHAAVYGEDPAESIRQCAGNITGVHLEDIDGGRRGKHYHKIPGEGDLDFDAMFAALDDIGYDGFATLELYTYPDEPDAAAKAAIDALERYVD, encoded by the coding sequence ATGGTTCGCCTGGCGTTCTCTACCAACGCGTACACCCGATTCGACCTGCCTGACGCTGTCAGACGAATCGCCGACCACGGCTATGACGGAGTGGAACTCCTGGCCGACGAGCCGCACGCCTACCTCCCCGAGTTCGACGCAGAGAACCGTGACGCGCTCGTAACGGCGCTCGCCGAGACCGGGCTCGCCGTCTCGAACATCAACGCGAACACGACGGTCGGGTACTATGACGACGCGCCGCCGTCCGCGTTCTTCGATCCGACCATCATCACGTCGGACGAAGAGGAGCGTGCTTGGCGGGTGGATTACACGAAGCAGGCAATCGACCTCGCTTCGGCGGTCGACGCCCCGGCAGTCTGCGTCGCGACCGGTCGCCCGCTGCCGGGCAACCCGCCCGAGCAGGCGAGAGAGTATCTCCTCGAATCGCTCGCAGAGATCACGGACTACGCGGAAACGGAGGGCGTCTCAGTGGGTATCGAGTACGAACCGGAACTGCTCGTGGAGTGCACTGACGAAGTGATGGAGCTCGTCGACGACGTCGGGAGCGACGCGCTCGGCGTCAACCTCGACGTCGGACACGCGGCAGTGTACGGCGAGGACCCCGCCGAGAGCATCCGTCAGTGCGCCGGCAATATCACCGGCGTTCACCTCGAAGACATCGACGGCGGTCGACGCGGGAAACACTATCACAAGATTCCCGGCGAGGGGGACCTGGACTTCGACGCGATGTTCGCCGCCCTCGACGACATCGGCTACGACGGCTTCGCAACGCTCGAACTGTACACGTATCCCGACGAGCCAGACGCGGCGGCGAAAGCGGCGATCGACGCCCTCGAACGGTACGTCGACTAG
- a CDS encoding TatD family hydrolase gives MHMVSRSTNDYERARLAGVECCIEPAFWSGTDKQNAGSFFDYFEQIIDFETRRAERAAGVDHYVTIGLEPKEANYEEMAERVLDRIPDYLDRDNVVGVGEIGFDQGTEAEEYAFRRQLRMAEERELPVIIHTPHTDKPEGTKRIVDIIEDEDVTQERIVIDHNTENTIDISTQTDCWIGFTLYPGKIDADTAIDLLEEHGTDKMLFNSAADWDPSDPLAVPKARDKMLDRGWDREDVRKVVLENPYDFFDQSPNFTYEI, from the coding sequence ATGCACATGGTGTCGCGTTCGACGAACGACTACGAACGTGCACGGTTAGCTGGCGTCGAGTGTTGCATAGAACCGGCCTTCTGGAGCGGGACAGACAAGCAGAATGCGGGATCGTTCTTCGATTACTTCGAGCAGATCATCGACTTCGAGACGCGTCGGGCCGAGCGCGCCGCCGGGGTCGACCACTACGTGACGATCGGGCTCGAGCCGAAGGAGGCGAACTACGAAGAGATGGCCGAGCGCGTCCTGGACCGCATCCCCGACTACCTCGATCGTGACAACGTCGTCGGTGTCGGCGAAATCGGGTTCGACCAGGGCACGGAAGCGGAAGAGTACGCCTTCAGGCGGCAGCTTCGCATGGCCGAGGAGCGTGAACTGCCCGTAATCATCCACACGCCGCACACGGACAAGCCCGAGGGGACGAAACGGATCGTTGACATAATCGAGGACGAAGACGTGACTCAGGAGCGCATCGTCATCGATCACAACACGGAGAACACCATCGACATCAGCACGCAGACCGACTGCTGGATCGGATTCACGCTGTATCCGGGGAAGATAGACGCCGATACCGCGATAGACCTGCTCGAGGAGCACGGAACCGACAAGATGCTCTTCAATAGTGCCGCAGACTGGGACCCGTCGGACCCGCTCGCGGTCCCGAAAGCCCGGGACAAGATGCTCGATCGGGGGTGGGATCGAGAGGACGTCCGCAAGGTCGTTCTCGAGAACCCGTACGACTTCTTTGACCAGTCACCGAACTTCACCTACGAGATTTAA
- a CDS encoding sugar phosphate isomerase/epimerase family protein, translating into MEFGFSMNAFRQHELDEALAVLADIGYDGVELLLDEPHLFPGAVDENDIADVRRRLTNYGLSVSNCNAFMLSAIDLSDEIRSSEYSRDTEDFHHPSFVEYSPDDRQARIEHTENALRTAAALGASHISIPPGGPIPKRVPEDEAMDAFVSGVRTAAETAEDVGVDILVEPEPELLIETSDDFLEFIDRVDSPRVGCNFDAGHFYSVGEDPAQIIDKLADYTRHYHIEDIPADRTHEHTQLGEGSMDIDGFLQALQDSGYDGFVTVELYPYEETAPETAWAAMEFLKEHGWV; encoded by the coding sequence ATGGAATTCGGCTTCTCAATGAACGCGTTTCGGCAGCACGAACTGGACGAGGCCCTGGCGGTACTCGCAGACATCGGATACGATGGCGTCGAGCTACTGCTCGATGAACCGCACCTCTTTCCCGGTGCCGTAGACGAGAACGATATCGCGGACGTTCGACGGCGGCTGACGAACTACGGTCTGTCCGTCAGCAACTGCAACGCATTCATGCTCAGCGCGATCGACCTCTCGGACGAGATTCGCTCGTCCGAGTACAGTCGTGACACCGAAGACTTCCACCATCCGTCATTTGTCGAGTATTCGCCCGACGATCGCCAGGCCCGAATCGAACACACGGAAAACGCGCTCCGGACAGCGGCTGCACTCGGGGCGAGCCACATCTCGATTCCCCCCGGAGGTCCGATACCCAAGCGAGTACCGGAAGACGAAGCGATGGACGCGTTCGTCAGTGGTGTCCGGACAGCGGCCGAGACGGCGGAGGACGTCGGCGTCGACATCCTCGTCGAACCGGAACCGGAGCTGCTGATCGAGACGTCGGACGACTTCCTGGAGTTTATCGACCGCGTCGACTCGCCTCGGGTCGGCTGTAACTTCGACGCGGGTCACTTCTATTCAGTCGGCGAGGATCCCGCTCAGATCATCGACAAGCTGGCCGACTACACTCGCCACTACCACATCGAGGACATCCCCGCAGATCGGACCCACGAGCACACCCAACTGGGGGAGGGAAGCATGGATATCGACGGGTTCCTCCAGGCGTTGCAGGACAGTGGATACGACGGATTCGTGACCGTCGAACTGTACCCCTACGAGGAGACTGCACCGGAGACGGCATGGGCCGCCATGGAGTTCCTGAAAGAGCATGGGTGGGTCTGA